The window CGGCGCGAAAAAGCGGATCGCGCCGATGCGTCCCGCGGGCTGATATCCCGCCTGCGCCAGTTGCCGCGCCAGTCCGTCCGGCCTCAGCTCGGGCGGCACCGGGAACTCGTCGTAGGCCTCCCGCGACCAAAATCCCACGGCCACTTGGATGTCGCTGGGCCAAAACGTCAGCACCAGATCGACCGGCCGCCCGATATCGAGCTGCACGTCGATGTCGTTGACCATTCGCACCAGGCGCAGCCGCGGATCGCGGACCATCACGCAGTACGATATCGGATCGAAATCGTAGTTGGGATACTTGGCCAAGCCGATACGCAGCGGATCGCGGTCAGGATAGAGTTCGCGAGCGCGTTGGACGATCTGTTGACCGACGTGCTGATAGAGCAGACCGTCGCGCGGCGCTTCGATCGGCCAGTCGTAGCGATCGACGTTGAGCGGCAGCATGCTGCGTTTGATCGTTGACGGGCCGCCGCCGGGCTCGAGGGTGCGTTGCAGCCCGAGCAGCAGCAGCGCGCAGAGCGCCACCGCACTCAGCCATGCTTTCCAGCGCCCGCCGGGGATCCGCTCCCAGCCCACGGCGGCCAGCAGGGCCAACGGCGGCAGAAAGCCGATGCCGTACATGTCCTGCTTCTTGCTCAGCGCCAGCAGCACAAACCACGGGACCAACAGCCAGATCGCCAACAGCCGTCGACCCGGCGCGCGACGGACAAAGGCCCAGGGCGCGCAGGCCGCCACGCACAGCAGGCCCCACAATCCGACGTGCGAGACGAGCATTGCGTAAGGGTAGTACAGCAGCGCGTAGAACGGATGAGCGGTCAGCGACGTGACCTCGTACTCGGGGTTGGCGAACGCCTCGTTCGTATAGTAGCCGGCCAGGGACGCCAGCTGATCGCGCAGCTCGGCCTGGATCGAGCCCAGGCAGATCACCGCCGCCCCGAGCGCCGCAGCCGCGGTCCAGGCCAACGCTCGCAACCGCAACGGACGTTCGCGCATCGCAGGGAACAGCAACGCCGCGACCATCGCCGGTCCCACGAACAGCAACTGGATGATCAGGTAGGTGATCTCCTTGGGCCACAAATAGTCCAGCACCAGCAGCGCGCACAGTGGCACGGCCCAAGCCGCGCCCGGTCGCCGCGCCAATCCCAATGTGCAGACCACGGTCCAGACCGCCAACGCCGCGTCGGGCACCTGCTCCTCGAGCAGACGCGACAGGCCCCAAACCATGGGGAACGACGAGAGCAGCGCCGCGGCCGCCAGTCCCGCGCGCTCCGAGGCGAGCATCGAACCCAAAACGTATACGCCGATCAGCAGCGCGATCAGCCCCAGGCTCGAGATCAGGCAGACGCTGAGGTAGCTCGGGCCCAGGGCGCGCACGATCAACGCGGCCGCGCCGATCATCAGGTTGAAGCGCCGGTTGGTCGACCAGACCTGGTCCGCGCTCAGTTGCTCGCCCAGGGTGTAGGCCTTGAGCAGCACCGCGCTGTGGGTAAAGTGCGGATAGGACGCCGGGGGATAGTCGATGCTGAGCAGCACCAGCACGTTCTGCGCCAGCAAAAAGGCGATCAGCAGCGCCAGCAGCAGACGCCACCGCGCTTTACCGGGATTATCGCCGCCGGGGTTCACCTGGCACCGAGCATAGCGTCAGCGCACGCGCCGGAAAAATGTGAACGGGCCGGCCGCGCCCGCGGGCTCGAAGCGCCCGTCATCGCGCACCCAGCCCAGCATCTGCTCGCGCGTCGGCGGGTCGATGATCTCGCCGAAGTGCGGCTGATGATCGCGCGCGCCCGAGCGATAGACCAGGTCGCCGGGCCAGACCACCACCAGCAGGTCAAAGGGGTCGAACGGCGCGAGCTCGCCGCTGTGCTCGTCGACGGCCGATTCGATCCGCGCCCGTTTCTCGCCGTGCAGCTTGAGGTAGTACTCGATCAACGAGGTGCCAAAGCCCGGCACCTTAAGCATGCCGATGCGCGTGATCCCCGCGGGCCGTTGCAGACCATCGAGCTCATCCTGGATCAGGCCCGCGGCGTGGGAGTACAGCGCGTTCATCGGATCCTGCGTCGGTTGCCGCACATAGGGATTGGGGTGGTAGTAGTTCACGCCGAGCACCTCGGGCCAGTGGAACGGATCGATGCTGAAGCTGCGCAGCTGCATCATCACGCAGCCGCAGAGCACCAGCAGCACGCCCAGCCCCACGCGCAGCCAACGCGGCCGCAGCGCGGCCACGCCCAGGGCCGTGATCAGCGCCATCGCCGGGTAGACGTTGCACAGGTAGTAGCCCCACTTCTTGACCGACAGATTGAGCACGACAAACGGCACGATCAGCCACAGCAACAGCGTGTCGCGCTGCCTGGCACGCCGGTCGAGGAGCATCAGCAGCAACGCAGGGAGCAGCGCCACACTCGCCAGCAACCCCACTGTCTCCCAGGCCATCTCCCGCGGGTACGACAGCAATCCGGCCCAGCCGGGCAGCCCCATGCCCAGATCGCCCTGGCCCGCGGCCTCGGCGCCGTAGTACTGCATCGGCAGCTTGCGCCCGGCCAGCACGTAGTCCGGATAGTAGAGCACGGCTGTAATCGCCGCGATCCACAACCCGAGCAGGACCACGATCAGCACCCGCCGCAGCCTGCGTTGCGCGTTGCCGCGCAAAGCCGCGATCAAGGACTTGAGCAGCAGCCAGCCGATCACGGTCCAGCCCACCAGCCAGAACAGAAATACGTAGGTCATCTCCACCGGCGTGAGGAACGCCAGAGGCCAGCCGAGGGCAAGTAAAACCGCGAGCACTATTTCCCGCGTGCGCATCGACGCCTCGTCGTCGGCCAGGGCCGCGCTAAGCTTGATTGCCAGCAGCGCCAGCCAGACTGTCCACATCATCTCCTGGATCTGGCCCTGAAGGATGCGCGAGAAGGCATAGCTGATCGGGTAGAACGAGATCAGCGCCGCGGCCAGCAGCCCGGTCCACTCGTCGCGCAGCTCGCGGCCGAGCTCGAAGCAGCCGATCATCAGCATAATCAGCGCGATGGTCGAGGCCAGCGACAGCGTCAGATAGCTCGGCCCGAGGGCCACGGCAATGCTCCCGGCGAAATCGAGCGCCAGAATCCGCACGCGGTCGTAGTTCCACTCCACCAGCTGCGGCGGGTAGTCGGCGAGCAGCACCAGGCCGCGGTCCATCGCCCCGGGGTAGTCGTTGTGCGGGTAGTGCGACGGCGCGTGGGTGCAAAAGCTCATCCAAAGCAGGTTGGTGCACAGGTGGATCAGGATCAGCCCGCAAAGCAGCAGCAACACAGTGCGCGAGCGTCTCGATGCGGGTTGGTCGTGTGCGTTCATCGCTCGGCGTAGAGCGGCTCGAGCAGCGAGCGCACCCTCTTCCAATGCTGGAACAATTCGTCGTACGCGGCGACTTCCGCGGGATCGGGATCGATGGTCGGCCCCAAGCGCACGGCCCGCGAGCAGGCATCCGACAGATCGGCGTAGACCCCGGCCCCAACCCCGGCGAGCAGCGCAGCGCCAAAGGCCGGTCCCTGCTCGGTCGCGAGCCGGGTGATGGGCAAGCCCAGGGTCTGGGCAATGATCGTACTCCACAGCGTCGAGCGTGCGCCGCCGCCGCAAAGCCGCACAAATTGGGCCTCCACGCCCAGCGAGCGCACCAGGTCCAGCGCCTCGCGCAAGCCGAAGGCCACGCCCTCGAGGCAGGCGCGCACCAAATGGCCGCGTCCGTGACGCAGGGTCAGGCCGTAGAAGCTGCCGCGCGCGCCCGGCGCATTGAGTGGCGTGCGCTCGCCCATCAGGTAGGGATGGAACATCAGCCCCTCGGCCCCGTGCTCGACCTGCGCGGCCTCGGCCAGCAGCCGCCCGTAGCTCACGCCTCCCAGGGTTTGGCGCAGCCAGCTCAGCGCGCCCCCGGCGTTGAGCATCACGCCCATCAGGTGCCACAGGCCCGGCGCGGCGTGGCAAAAGGCGTGCAGCCGTGCGCGTCGCTCGTAGCGATAACGGTCGTCAGCCGCGAACACCACGCCCGAGGTGCCCAGGCTGATCATCAGCCCGCCGCGCTGCACAACACCCGCGCCCACCGCTCCGGCCGCCTGATCACCGCCGCCGCCGACCAGCGGCGTGCCCGCGGCCAGGCCGCACAGCGCGGCTGCGCGCGCCGAGACCTTGGCGCAGACCTCGGTCCCCTCGTAGACCGGCCCGAACAGCTCGGGCGAGAGATCCAGCGCATCAAGCACCTCGGAGCTGAAGCAACGTTGCCTGACGTCGAACAGGCCCGTGCCGCTGGCGTCCGAGCACTCCAGCGCCTTGACCCCGGTCAGCACGTAGCGCAAATAATCCTTGGGCAACAGCACCGAGCGCAGCCGCGCGAAGCGTCGCGGCTCGATCTGGCGCAGCCAGATGATCTTGGGCGAGGTGAATCCGGTCAGCGCGCGGTTGCCGGTGAGGCGAATCAGCCGCGAGCGGCCCACCGTCTCCTCGATCCAGCGCGCCTGCTCGGCCGTACGCTGGTCGTTCCAAAGCAGCGGCGGCCGGATCACGCGATTGCGACTGTCAAGAAACACGCTGCCGTGCATCTGGCCGGTGAGCCCCACACCGACGATCGACCGTCCGCGCGCCTTTTTCACCACCGTGGCCACGGCCGACAGCGCGGCGTCGCGCCATTGCCGCGCATCCTGTTCGGCCCAGCCCGGACGCGGCACGCTCAACGGATATTCGGCCGCAGCCTGGGCCGCGATCCGACCCGCAGGGTCGATCAGCAGCGCGCGCGCCGATCCGGTGCCCAGGTCCAGCCCGAGCAGCAGCGGCTTACGAGCGCTTGCGTTCGACGATCCGGCGCTCATATTCCTCGTCCAGCCCCAGTGCGCGGTAGACCTCGGTCAGCGCGGCAACCGCGTCCGACTCTGCGCGTGCCGCGCGCAGCCGTCCACTGTCGATCTGTTCGGCGCGGTCCCAGATCCACTCCCAATTGAGAATGCTGCGCCGTACCGCGGCCACCGGGTCCTCGGTGTAGGGGAAGAGGTCGAAGCCCACGCGCTCGCCGCCCGAGCCGTAGTCGCCCAGTTGCAGCTCCTTGGCCAGCGCCAGGGTCTGCATGAAGCACAGCGCGCCGGTCATATTGTCGTCGTCGAACGTGCCCCAACCCGAGTTGCTGTGATGGTGCCCCAGCTTGCCCTCGGCCATCAGCAGCGCCGCGTACTCGGGCAGGTTCTCGCCGTTCATCACCAGGTGCTGCCAGTCCATGTTGACCAGCAGGTTCGCGGTGTCCACGCCGCGTTGCCCGACCTTCTGGATCGTGTAGAGCGTCATGCCGATGTCGCGCATCAGGATCTTCATCGCGGGCTCGGAGTTCTTGTGCTCCAAAAAGACCGTCACGTTCTTGTCCGCGGCGTACGCGGTGATCTCGGCCAGCGCGTCGATAAACCAGGTCCAGGCATTGACGAAGTCGACCTGGAACGGATAGTTGTACCCCTCGCCGCCGGGCCAGACGATCAGCCGCGCTCCCACCGCTTGGGCCATGTCCACGGCGCGCCTGGCGACGTTGATCGCCTCGCGGCGCAGATCGGCGCTGGGATTGATAAAGCTGCCCTTTGCGTAGCGCGGATTGGAGAAAAGCCCCAAGGCCAGGCAGTAGAGGTCGACCGAGCCGCCCAGTGCGCGCTGGATTTGCGGCAGGTTGTCCTCGTTGCACTCGCCGGGATAGTGGAACTCCAGGCCGTCGAGCAGGTCGCCCAGACCGTCCACCGCGCGTTTGGTCCACTCCACGACGCTCTGCTGATGCGCCGCAGGATGGTAGCCGCCGGGCATGAAGCGCGTGGCCGTGGGCCCGAAACCCCAGATCCCCACGCTGTTCCTGGGTCTGATCATCCTGCCCTCCGTGCCTTCAAATTTTAATTTGCCATTGTACTCCATGGCAGGACGCTCTTCCCAGGTCTACATTCTTAACCCCTGTAGGGATGGGAATATTTTTGAATAACATTATTTGGTGAAAGCTCGCGCCACACACAAAGATCGATTTTTCGATCTAGAAAAAGACCCCGAGGGATTCGGCGATCAGGCGCAGCAGGCTGTTGGGGAAGAGCCCCAGCAGCAGCACGGC of the Candidatus Alcyoniella australis genome contains:
- a CDS encoding TIM barrel protein yields the protein MIRPRNSVGIWGFGPTATRFMPGGYHPAAHQQSVVEWTKRAVDGLGDLLDGLEFHYPGECNEDNLPQIQRALGGSVDLYCLALGLFSNPRYAKGSFINPSADLRREAINVARRAVDMAQAVGARLIVWPGGEGYNYPFQVDFVNAWTWFIDALAEITAYAADKNVTVFLEHKNSEPAMKILMRDIGMTLYTIQKVGQRGVDTANLLVNMDWQHLVMNGENLPEYAALLMAEGKLGHHHSNSGWGTFDDDNMTGALCFMQTLALAKELQLGDYGSGGERVGFDLFPYTEDPVAAVRRSILNWEWIWDRAEQIDSGRLRAARAESDAVAALTEVYRALGLDEEYERRIVERKRS
- the xylB gene encoding xylulokinase codes for the protein MSAGSSNASARKPLLLGLDLGTGSARALLIDPAGRIAAQAAAEYPLSVPRPGWAEQDARQWRDAALSAVATVVKKARGRSIVGVGLTGQMHGSVFLDSRNRVIRPPLLWNDQRTAEQARWIEETVGRSRLIRLTGNRALTGFTSPKIIWLRQIEPRRFARLRSVLLPKDYLRYVLTGVKALECSDASGTGLFDVRQRCFSSEVLDALDLSPELFGPVYEGTEVCAKVSARAAALCGLAAGTPLVGGGGDQAAGAVGAGVVQRGGLMISLGTSGVVFAADDRYRYERRARLHAFCHAAPGLWHLMGVMLNAGGALSWLRQTLGGVSYGRLLAEAAQVEHGAEGLMFHPYLMGERTPLNAPGARGSFYGLTLRHGRGHLVRACLEGVAFGLREALDLVRSLGVEAQFVRLCGGGARSTLWSTIIAQTLGLPITRLATEQGPAFGAALLAGVGAGVYADLSDACSRAVRLGPTIDPDPAEVAAYDELFQHWKRVRSLLEPLYAER